CCACGCGGGCGGGGCGGGCGAGTTCGCCGCGCTCAGCGGGGCCGAGGTGCTGGTCCACCGGCTCGACGCGCCCGTCGTACGGGGTGGGGTCCCGGGTCCGCCGCCGGTGTTCGAGGACTGGGAGCGGCCCCTGCACGAGCTCCAGAGGCCCTCGCCTCGTTCAAGGACCACTCCAGGCGTGTCGCCTGTCACCAACGTCCCGGGACAGCACACCTAGGACTTCGGTCAGGGACGACCCTTCAGCTCCGTGAGCGCCGGGTCGAGGACGATGTCCTCCGCGCGCGCCGCGACCGTCGGTTCCTCGGGGAAGTGGCAGGCGGTGAGATGGCCCGCGGGGCTGCCTTCGGCGGTGACCAGCCGCGGTTCCTCGGTGGCGCACCTGTCCCGGGCCTTCCAGCAGCGGGTACGGAAGCGGCAGCCGGAGGGCGGGTCGATCGGTGAGGGCACGTCCCCGGCCAGCCGGATGCGCTCGCGCCGCTCGGTGGCGTCCGGATCGGCCTCGGGGACGGCGGACAGCAGCGCGTGCGTGTACGGGTGCCGTGGCCGGGTGTAGAGCGACTCCCGGTCGGCGACCTCGACGATCTTGCCGAGGTACATCACGGCGATCCGTTCGGAGAAGTGCCGTACGACGGCGAGGTCGTGGGCGATGAAGAGGAAGGCGATGCCGAACTCCCGCTGGAGGTCCTGCAGCAGGTTGACGACCTGCGCCTGGATGGAGACGTCCAGCGCGGAGACGGGTTCGTCGGCCACGATCAGCTTCGGCCGCAGGGCGAGGGCGCGGGCGATGCCGATGCGCTGGCGCTGGCCGCCGGAGAACTCGTTCGGGTAGCGGTTGTAGTGCTCGGGGTTGAGGCCCACTGTCTCCAGGAGTTCCTGGGCGCGCCGCTTGTGGCCCTGGGGCGGGTTGATGCCGTTGAGCCGCATGGGCGTTTCGATGATGGTGCCGACGGTGTGCCGGGGGTTCAGGGAGGAGTACGGGTCCTGGAAGATCATCTGGAGGTTGCGGCGGGCCTGAAGCATCCGCCCGGGAGGCCGGTGCGTGATGTCCTCGCCGTCGAACACGACGGAGCCGCCGGTGGGTTCGAGCAGCCGGGTGACCAGGCGCCCGGTGGTCGACTTGCCGCAGCCGGACTCGCCGACCAGGCCCAGCGACTCGGCGGGTCCGACCGAGAAGTCGATGCCGTCGACGGCTCGCACGGCCCCGATCTGCCGCTGGAAGATGATGCCCTGGCGCAGGGGGAAGTGCTTCTGGAGACCGCGTACTTCGAGGAGGTTCTCGCCGGTGGGGCGGTCGGTGACCGGCCCGGTGAGGGACTGGGTGGTGCTCACGTCATGCTCCCTTTCGTCCGCCGTCACGGATCTCGTGCTTGGCCTCGTCGGTGAGATGGCACGCGGCGAGGTGCCCTCCGGTGCCGGGGACCAGGCGCAGCTCGGGCCGTTCCACGGTGCAACGCCCCTGAGGGACCCAGCCCTTGTAGGCGCAGCGCGGGTGGAAGGAGCAGCCGTCCGGCAGGTTGATCAGGCTCGGCGGGGTGCCGGGGATGGGGTTCAGCCGCTCGCCGACGTCGCCGGTGAGATGCGGCATCGACTGCAACAGGCCCCAGGTGTAGGGGTGCTGGGGCTGCTTGAGGACGTCGCGGGTGGTGCCGTACTCGATCCGGCGGCCGCCGTACATCACCAGGATGTCGTCGGCGATGTCGGAGACCACGCCCAGGTCGTGGGTGATGATGACGACGGCGGAGCCGAACTCCTCCTGGAGGTCGCGGATCAGGTCCAGGATCTGCGCCTGGACGGTGACGTCCAGGGCGGTGGTGGGTTCGTCGGCGATGAGCAGGGCGGGGTCGCAGACCAGCGACATGGCGATCATGGCGCGCTGGCGCATGCCGCCGGAGAACTGGTGC
This region of Streptomyces caelestis genomic DNA includes:
- a CDS encoding ABC transporter ATP-binding protein, which encodes MSTTQSLTGPVTDRPTGENLLEVRGLQKHFPLRQGIIFQRQIGAVRAVDGIDFSVGPAESLGLVGESGCGKSTTGRLVTRLLEPTGGSVVFDGEDITHRPPGRMLQARRNLQMIFQDPYSSLNPRHTVGTIIETPMRLNGINPPQGHKRRAQELLETVGLNPEHYNRYPNEFSGGQRQRIGIARALALRPKLIVADEPVSALDVSIQAQVVNLLQDLQREFGIAFLFIAHDLAVVRHFSERIAVMYLGKIVEVADRESLYTRPRHPYTHALLSAVPEADPDATERRERIRLAGDVPSPIDPPSGCRFRTRCWKARDRCATEEPRLVTAEGSPAGHLTACHFPEEPTVAARAEDIVLDPALTELKGRP
- a CDS encoding ABC transporter ATP-binding protein, yielding MSVQTSPQPADVTPAPAPFLDVRDLRVHFPTEDGLVKSVDGVSFTLEKGRTLGIVGESGSGKSVTSLALLGLHKGTRARVSGEIRLEGKELVALPEAEMRALRGRTVSMIFQDPLSALHPFFTVGSQIAEAYRVHHRVSKKEAKDRAVEMLKRVGIPQPERRVRDYPHQFSGGMRQRAMIAMSLVCDPALLIADEPTTALDVTVQAQILDLIRDLQEEFGSAVVIITHDLGVVSDIADDILVMYGGRRIEYGTTRDVLKQPQHPYTWGLLQSMPHLTGDVGERLNPIPGTPPSLINLPDGCSFHPRCAYKGWVPQGRCTVERPELRLVPGTGGHLAACHLTDEAKHEIRDGGRKGA